TACACTTGAAACACTGCAAAACAACTTGTAGAAACAAGGAACTCTTATTCCCAACACCTTAACAAAGCTCCTATTgaggtcagtgggagttttgcctaaGGAATGCCTTACATCATTCATATGCTAGATCCAGCCCATTAGCTAAGGAAGGGACATCAGAGTTAACTGAGGAAAGAACAAGACTAAGGTTCAGGTATCTTCTGTTGGCTTTAGAGGAAcaaggggctggggtggtgtagGCATCAGTTCAcggcccagaggttgcaagtttgaggccatactAGAAGTGTTCATGGCACAGCCTGTCAGCTTCCAAttaaatctgcaaattctgctaaataccttgtcctaaagacatgaaaaaggaaagtcctgcctgaccaacttgattgcattctatgatgagatgactggctctatgggtacgggaagaacagtggatgtggtgtaccttgactttagcaagacttttgatacagtctcccacaacattcttgcaagcaagctaaggaagtacagattggatgaacgcactgtaaggtggatagaaaactggatggatcttcaaaggatagtaatcaatggttcaatctCTAGTTGGCAGCCTCTGTCAAgtaaagtgccccaggggttggtcctggggccggttttgttcaatgttttcatcagtgacctggaagatgggatggagtacaccctcagcaagttcgcagatgaAACCATCTGCTGGGGGGAGTAGtcaatatgctggagggtagggctaggatttagagcaggggtgggcaaagtgtggCCCGGGGCCctgatgcagcctgccaggccattctatccattCTGCGCTCCCCCcgcaaattaatatttatctaccgctggctgcctgttatgtggccttcgatggcttgccaaaattcagtaagcagccctctgcccaaaataattggctGTCCCTGATTTAGAGAGACCTCAATGaattggaccaaaaaaaatcttatccaTCCATATGCGGTGTGGGTATTTGGTTCCCTGCAGACAACTAGCGGCTGCACCTTGCACCACAGCTAGTTGCCCCTGGGGGAGGCCCGTGGCACAGGCACTCTGATGCATGGCGAGTTACCCCAGGGGGCAGTAGGGTAGGGTGGAACCAGCACTgggctcctgggggcctcctagggtTGCAGCAGCAACAATTCTGCTGTGCGGAGCCTAGCCAGCAGGCGCAGCACTGCTCCAGGAGGCCTGGTTTCGCTTTTGAGCAGCGAGCACTGCTTATGAGTGCGCTGCTCCGCTTTTTTTCTCCgagggtttttttgaccactGGATATCAAAAAGCCCtgtgcactgcttccctgcagcgtAAAGAACAGCTGAATGcatggtatgtggtgctgcaggtgggtctgcggtgccacatactgcacagctgcacttgtctggatgcggccaGGAGATTcaataaagagaagtgcaaagtcctgcacttaggacagaacatcATATACTGATGTAGTCTGGGGATCAACCGACTAAACagtagctctgtagaaaaggacctgggacttGCAGTGGGCAGTAAgctgagccaacagtatgccttTGTTGCacagaaggctaacagcatacggGGCTACATTATTAGGAGCATTGCAGCAGATCGAGGGAactgattctttccctctatgctgcactggtgaagccacatccaGAGTAACCCCCCCTACCACAGAAAcaatatggacaaattggagagagtccagcgcaaggcaacaaaaatggttagggggctggggcaaatgACTCTTGAggcaaggctgagggaactgggtttatttaatctggagaagagaagcctgggagaagggatttaatagcaactttcaaGTACCTGAAGTGGGTGGGGATGttcaaagaggacggagctagactgttctcagtggtggcagatgacagaacaaggagcaatggtctcaagttgcagcaagggaagtttagattaaatattaggaaaaactcttatgaggaaggtagtaaagcactggaacaggttacccagagaggttgtagaatctccattcttggaggtttttaagacctggctagacaaagccttggctgggatgatcaaaGTGGGGATGgcgctgctttgagcagggggttggactagatgacctcctcaggtccctcccaaccctcattttctatggagCTATGACTGCACACAAATGGTAGCTTGACATCTTAGTGAAAGTTTGTTTTCTGATCTATAAAGAATCATTAAATTGGGGTCTCTTACTCCTTCAGCAGCCACTTGCATCAAATGCAAAGTCCTCTAAATAACAATAGGATAGAAGGTTTGTAATAAGGTTTAGAAGTGACAGAATCAGGTTACTGAGATTTTTGTTGGTATGGAACTAACAAATTTTATTTCATCACAGAAAATGTTAACACCAAGTCTTAATGTTTAGCTAGACTTTAATACCTTTATCATTGTAGCAGGCACATTGAGTTGTGCTAAGGCTCTTAGCCATAGTCCAGGACTTCCCAGAACTACGCAATAAAATTGAATAGAGCACCTTCTGTGGCACCAGGAAATGTGAGTGCTTACTGGTGCACTAGGTGAGCAAGGCACAAGTTTCCTTATAAAGAATGTGCCTGGCATAGTGCCAGGGGAATTGGTGCACCATATAAGGAATGCttggcacagtgccaggggataGGACAATGTGGTGTGAAAAAGTTCTAAAAAATAGTTAACACAAGGGAAGGTGTGAGAGCACGCAGTGAACCTGGAAAAAAGAAATAGACACAGCTGTGCATTTCTGCTTAGCCTCTTGTAGCCTAAGATCAAGTGGGGGCAGCTGAATaccaagacctctgggcttgggcctgcacataggatgcctgccaatagATTTGGGAGTACCTGAAGTCCCAAGGTGAAatcctgggatggaggatgctcaccAGTTGTAGCAccatacatggtgtttagaatgattgagcaggcagaactcaatcaaTAACGGTTTTGGAACAATTCAGTTCTGCTTAAttgatatgatttggaactgatttggccaatttgacttggaacatgaaatatattaattaaaaaaatctctgcTGGACAACAGAGAAGCCATAGACATCACACCCAGTGGAAGATCCAAGGCACTGTACACCTGACAGTCGCTGCTGAGAGACCTACAGAGTCACTCATCAGGTCGTATTATAGGGAGAAAACCTGTAATGTTATGTAAGTGTTACtgttaaagttcacttgataccaaatcagaTGAGTTGCCATGTCACTCTTCAGAGCTCTGGcaaaaaagaaatcttactgGTAATAATCATCAGTCATGCTTTCAAACATTGCACAATTCCACTCATGagctttggggtgggggtggcggtgAGGGGACAATAGAAATTTCTCTTTATGAAAAAATACATACTTTTTGCAGATGCCAATACTTCTTTGGAAACTATGaagcatatgtatgtatgtatggcaGAATGGGAGTTAGGTTCTCCCTTCTGCTCAGTCTACTGAGCAGTTGATGCAGTCCCTTTATAGGGCAATTATACCTTGTAGTTCTCTCTCAAGTCTCTGGACATTCTTGCAGTTCTTTTTAAGATGGCTGCGCACAATATTCTTAGGCACTACTGTTGTGATCTAGGCTCCAACTATCTGTACATGAACATACATTTATGAATAACCCTACAAGAGGCTGTTGAACTGACAGGGAGATTTAGGCTGACCCTGTTCCACCTTAACCCAGTCTGGATCACTGCTTGGCTTTGTAAGCAAAACCTGATAGTGTGTGCTCAGCTTTCTTTCTGTATACCCAGGCTAGTTCCTACTTTGGTTCATCAGTGCCCTCAGATCCTAACACTGTTAGTGTTCCTCATAGGCCTCTACTGTTATCAGTCCTAGCTGCTTCACTATTTCCTTGGTCTAGAATACAAAGTTGACCCACTCTGGAAGCCTTCTTTTTACTAGGACCTGTCCAGGAAACAAGTCTACAGATCCAAGGGACTCCTAACTTTCTGGATTCCCAGCTCAGATTGATACTCACTTCCTGGCCTGTAGCCCTTCAGGTCCCTGGAATGGGGTCAGCTAGAACTGGGCAGTCACTAGTCCTGATCAGTCTTTCTTGTTCAGCTGCTCTAAGTTGTCTTTACTTGCCTTTATCCTGTGCAATGTTTACAAGCCTCATCACATTATGCTTCTAGTGTAGATAGTCCTGATTTTGTGTTACACTTTTTACATTACATTTTGTGGAGGCAAATAACGGGTCTTGTTTCACCctattttttcttccattttgtcTAGTTGTAAAGtaaatgacagacagacagacagacagacagacagacagacagacagacagacagacagacagacagacagacagacagacagacagacagacagacattttcACTGTGGTTTTACTACTAAAAACACAAGGTATATAAGCATCAGTTATTGGGAACTTTTCAAGTACCTTCAGAACTATCTGTAACATAAAAAAACATTTGTTAAAATGAAGTTTACCTTGATTTACATTTGTTAAACATCTGACTTCAAAAACAGCATACAGACAAGCTGGAGAACAAACAATTCCTCTAAGTTAGAAGATTCACATATAAAACACTAACCTTTTGAAGAATGCAAGTCACATCTCTGGAAAGGCACTTTTAGCCCCGACCAAATATGCTCCATTTTCTGTTTGCTTCTTGATACAAGTCATTGTTCAGCTCAGTCTGGATTCCTACGCTTTTGCTAAGTACCTGAAAATGCTGAAAATGAGGATAAAACTAAGCAGCAGGGGGTGCAACAGTCAAGCTTATTTGAAGAACATCAGATTTGCAGCTATTTGCTTCCAAGTCTTCAGACCTACTTTGAGCTAAAGCTAGAGCTAAGCACTGGCATTTGGACCAGCTGTTTAGTGGCTTAGCCACAATGTAGTTTGCCATATTAGTTTGTAGAGATAAGATAATCCTAGAATTCATCAAGAGTCTGCTAAAGACAAGGATGGGATGTCACAAAAGGCTTTTACAATACCTGAATGTTCCTTCTTAGCTTCCACATCTACACGAAGAAGTCTTCTTTAGACAAGTGCTATTAATGTGTATAACCAGCTGTGCTCTACTCCTGTGCAAAATCTATTGGGGTTGATCAGCTTagttcaggggtggccaacctgtggcacacatgccacaagtggcattgGAAGCCTACATGTGGCAGACTAGGGAGGGGATAGGCAGCATAGAGGCAAATGGGGCAGGAAacaagaagcagagcagcagattgggtaggaaGTACAAGACGGGGAGCCGAAGGCAAAACAGATCAGGCAGGGTCAAAGCAGCACACCTGCCCAACCAGGTGTCTCCCACTGGTTTAGTCCTCTTTTACTCCTCTTGAATATGGAATAAGCCAAGCTTCTCTAAAGTTTACCATTTTTGACCTGGGGGTCTCCAGATGTCTGTATGCATCTAGTCATTAACACCCACAATGAGAAATGTTTAAGTTGACCATATATTATGTGCAGCCTGAAGTTTCATCTGATCTGCCTCTATCTAGGGCATGAACTTGCCACACTAGCCTGTAAGGAAGGGGTTGTCAGTTGGGGGTACACCTActcccaggggtacttgagaaagACTCTAGGgggtatgtgtaggtgggtggggacagagtgctgcTACACACTATCCCACACTGCCATGCAGGCGCCACCTGCTCAACCAgacacaggaggtgggggaaaacACACGTGGTGGCTGCCACCGCTCCATGTCCAGCCATGCCCTTCCTCCCCGCCACTCCACATTTGGCCGCTGCGGGTACACTGATTGAAAAAGGTTCAAAACCCCTGCTGTAAGAGCTTGTATTTAACTGCTGTCTCTTCTCTTGGAACTAGTACTGAAATAATCAAATGGGCTAGAGAATGAATGGAGTTTCTATTCATAGCAAAAGAGGAAGAATATAATAGGCGTATGGAAGCCAGCTTAGTCTGAGGGTCAAAGAGACACCAATAATGAAAAACAACCTGGCAGGAACTTGTGGGGAAGACTAGCACTCAAAAACAAAGGGGTGCCCACAGAAGAGTGATGCTCAGACTATGTCTGAGCCACACGTGGCTCAAGTTTGCATCTGTGGCATGGAAAGAACATTATCAAAATGTATCTTAGTGCATACTTTTGGGTACATGTCTCCTGCTATCAGTAAGCACTAGCAAGGTTTAATCACTTTTAACATTAACTTACTGGAGCCTTTTCTTTGAACTGGAATATGCTTGCTGCGATGTATTTAGGGATGTACACGTTGCATGGGCTCCTTCAGTGAATGCCGAATGCTCACTGGTGAGAGAGTCAGGATTAACTGTCACTGCTATAAGTAATTGTACAAATTAGCCACATGCATTATCATCAAATATCAGCTAAACACCAGTTCATCAGGCGTGCAACAGAGCACATGCAAAATATTTTCCAGTTTGTCAAAAAACTCAACAACTCCATAAACTTACACTAGCTAGCCTAAACAGTATCCTTGCTGTTAAACCAATATTCTCCACTTCTTAATCTAATAACCAGGCCCCATTGCCCAAAGAGCAATTTATTCTTCCAATTTACAGGATACGGCTGCCAAATGTTTAGTATACCCACAATGCATTTCAATGTATTTGTGTACTTGCACATTGTCTCTACAGTGATGGACCCAAGATGACCAAAAGTCACCATTAACCGATCTGTATCTTTCCTGCACATAAATTGATGCAGACTGACATGAACTCTTAAAAATCTAGCCCTTGTCCAATTCACAATTTCCAGCTGCCAAAGATGAAAGTGAAATGCAATTTGAACAAAAACTTGAACTAAttagtgcttcccaaacttttcctcagcatgacccctcactcccaacctgcagccccccacctcccaggtgccccttactccccatcCACAACCCCCTAGCCCTGTCAGTGCCAgccaccctcccagccctactggtgccctgCATTCAAAATCTGCAACCCCGCCCCCTCTCCTGTTTCTagccctgccccctactgccagggctacaggacccGGGCATCACTGGATTTTAGGAAAAAAGCTATTATCACTGTTGATGCTTCAAGCAAACACTAATTGCAAGACAAAACAtaggtttttgttttaaagacagTTTAAAAAcaacaggaggagaaagagaaggaaagatgaTGACGGGTGTATTTTGCTTACCAGATTACCTACTGCATCATTCGCTCTTAATTATCTTGCTGATCCAGTACAGTATTCTCTCACATATAAAACATGCACCTTTTTCCCAAAAAGAGCTGTTGTAAATCAGTGCTTATAGTGCTCGTATGCACGGTTATATGGGAGAGCACTCTGTCATTTACAAGGAAAGATTCCCCCcacttcattctgcttttcaaaaaacaGGTTTTCCAGAGTGTGTTGTATAGAAATGAAATGTCCTCATTTAGAAATTCCTAAATAGTCACGCTATTATTCTGTCcagtactttttttttgcttcaatctcaCTGCATCATATGCATTTTCCTTGCACATTTTCATGTGGTACATCACCCTGttaatttaagataaacttgcTATTAGCTTGGAGTTATGGAAGTAATGTTTTACAGCTAAGCAAATAAAGATCACTTCATGTCCAAGtttaatacaaaaaatattttaaaagttcacAAAATCTCACTTATACAAACTGCAAAGTTTGACACATAATGGAGTTAAATATGCAGCTATCTACCAAGTTTAGAAAACTTAATTATGCAATGCTATTTTTCAACCAGCTGTTTCAAAAACACTTAAACAGTAAGTTAAAGACGGACATTTATTTGTTTATAGGTAACTTGTGGAAGCAAGGAACCAGAATGTACCTAGAACTAACTACTCAGGGATTTGAGAATCCTAAATAGAAATATGAAGTAGGTCAGGTCACCTACAGGAAGGCAAAACATTTGTTAAATGCAAAGTTTATTCCTTTCACAATGTAGTTGGTCCCTTGATACACTTCCATAGAAACAACCTAACTATCTGCAATCTCTGCTCCCCAGGCAGCCAATGTCAAAAGGTTCCAGCAacaaaatagcttttaaaaaaagaagccacCTTATAGTAAAATCATGTTATTTGATCCACCTCCAAAAGTGGACATTAGAAACAAAATGAATTACACACTCTAAAACGAATGTGTGAACATCCTTAAAGAAATGAAATGCAATTCAACGTTCCATATACTGCTTGTTATTCAAAAAAATAAGCTGACCAGAAAACCTTGGTAAGAGTGGAGCATGCTAATTTAGACAAGACATTAGAACACACTAGTAGATATTTCAAGGCCCCTAGCAACACTTTTTATAGTAATTAGTGCAAGATAGTTTTCCCACAAACAAATATTTGATGGTAGACTTCAGTGATAAACAATCCATTTGATGACATTTACATATAAATACACATAAATAAAAACCCTACATAATTTAGGTCTGAAGATAACAAAGACATGGTTTGAACTGAATTAAATGTAATTGCATGTAGCTGGATCAGGGCTGTCCCTGTAATGACACTCAAGTATAAGTTGTATAAAAAGCATCATTGTACCATCCTCAGTTTAGTAAAGTACTACTCTATAAAAACAGAATCATGAAAACAGCGCTTACATTTTAATGTAAAGTATAAAATTGTATATTGATATTTACATACACTTTGCTGAACTACATAAGGTAGCTCatggtaaaaaaaaccaaatcccTTCTTGAAAGTCTTTCAAAAATACATCAACTGCAAATATTTATGATCAAAAGTTACTAAATTAGCAGCTGATAGCACATCtgtagtaaaaatatattttaggaaaatagctggaaaaatctAAATGTTgacaaatgctttaaaattatatttaaagaaacaaaactgtTGGAAGAAGACAGAAGCAGCTAGCTAGGATAATGGTGACTACTGCATACTGCTCTGAAAGCCATGGGCAACAGCAGGTAGAACAAAGGAGGCAGACAAGGAGGGAATGAGGTGGTTCTAAAAAATAGGAAGTGTTAGTCCAAAAATCAGGAGGTAAAAGAAAAATCTGGTTACTCAAACTCTGCACGACTCTCGCCTTTTCTagaattgggggtgggggtagggtggAGATGATGATGAAAGCAACACTCTTAATGAACACACACTCTTCAAAAACTACAAGGTGGGCAAGGGAGTCCAATCTGGAAAACCCTGGactccaacttaaaaaaaaaatgtttacagtaTGTACTTACAGTTCAACGAACAATTAACTAGAATTCTCACACTACAAACTGCATGTTAACTTTAAAAGTTAACAATATTTTGCAATATGAAGTGCTCATATATATTTCTGTAAAATACACGTACAGATTTGCTTGAATAAACTATTGGGAAAAGTGTTTCCGTAAGTCCTTTACTTCCTTgaaggagctctctctctctcttctacaTAGGTAGCGGTTTCAAGATTCAACAAGAATTTCCACAATGTGGTCAAGCTCATTAAGATCAGATTTACAGTTAGAGTTAGAATTCGTGGTGGTCTGAGAAGGAAATGTTTCAAGTACATCACAGTGTCCCATTTTGGTGTTGCTCATCATTCCCGTTAACATTGTATCAAGGTCGTAGTAAGAATTATCAACCTCTGAAAACAGATCTTCAACAGAATTTGGGCTTTTGTTCTCTAATGTCTCAAATATTTGATCCAATGATTTTTGAAAATTTCCTCTATTTTCTTGTGGGCTCTCCATTTCCCACATGTTACTTTGCAGATTCCTTGGAGCTTGTCCTGAAGAAACCGTTGACATAATTTCTGAACTATCTTGTGACTGGGTCTCCTCAAAGTCTTTAGGGAAGGTACTATAACCTGGACCGTGCTTTCCCTCAGTTTGTTCCCTGGATGAACGACATAGTATATCGGTTGAAACCAAGCGGTCTAGGGAAGCGTGCCCTGCATTCTGAGTATTTATCATCTGCCAAGTCCCATCTTGAGTCATTTCCTCTTGGATTTGCCGTACTGTATTGGCTATTAGTACCGAACGACAAAGATTAGGCTCAACAAGCATGTGGCATAGTTGAAGTTTTACCAAAGACATATCTAAAAGTGACTGTCGCTGAAGATTGTATGAAGGAATAGCTTTAAAACCAGCCAGCGTCCCTTCAATATCTTCTTCACcatcaaaacattttctttttaatcctcGCACAAACATTGTGTCCTATTATgtggggaaaacaaaaaaaaagaggctcTTTAACACAACAGAATGACCTAATAAGTTGGAAATCACAAGTAAAACTGTGACAAAAGTTTCAGAATCTTTCATTTGGAAAATAAAGCAAAGCAATAgttggaaacttaaaaacattaCAAAACTGTCATACGAGTTTACACCTAAAGCCAGTGTGGGACAAGAGATTTCTAAGGAAGGTATAAAGGTCTATGGACTGTGGGGACAGGGTGCACTACCCTcacctcttcctgctgccagctgcttgcacactgggccacagctctaccctgctgccatggcctGGTCACAGCTGCTCCCCTCAGATTGCCCACTaccccacctcctccctgggGTACAGTCACAGCCtgaggagtggtggcagtgggtggaggtgagggcagcatggtATCACCTCCATCCATTACTCCTTGTACAGTCCCACCACCCTGTTCTGCCCTCCCTACGTCGGGTCCTGGCCACTGAGCCAGCTCCTGCCTGTACTGGTCCCAGCCAGGGTGCAGTCCCATGCCTggtgtgggtgcacaaatctaggggggcATGCATCTCCCAATGTatcacctgtgccccccccacccccaaaacacaTTGTCTATGCCACCACCCCCGCCCCAGACTTACTCATGGCAGCTAGGCAGCATAgagaacagctccctgccagtATGCGTGTGCGTGCACATCAGGTGGTACCCTCTGCatgatcaccctcctcccatttcccccagccccaagcagccccaggcaagctggaactctgccagcctacaagaggAAACCTgtcatttcccatgtttttctcctttaaaaggaaaaacctATGGATTTTCCAAGTTTTTCTGTgattgtttgcaaccctttcatatactcttgtgacccacttttaggtcatgacccacaggttgagaaatgctgttttaaATCTCCTTGAATAAAAATCATTGCCTCCTTGATACATCTGTTGTTTTTTTCAAGATGGAGGCAAGCAAActaaacaagtaaaaaaaaaaattgcagaatcATTTTTACAACGACCTTTACAATACTATTCTCTACTTCCCTGAGTAAACCCCAACCTCAGCTTTTCTTCTGATTGCCATTGGACATTGAGCATAAGTTTTGAAGGAGCTTTCCTCCCCCGTGTCCTTTTATGAGTGGTTAATTAGTCAAAATTCCACCAATGTATGACTAATTGGTTCCTCCTTATGTGCTAAACAACCATCTTCATTGACTTAAAAACTACATGGTAAGGTGGCAGATTTAAGAGCCTCTCAAGTTCTTGTGCTGTTTAGGTCAGTGATCCTCAACTGGGGCACATGGCCACAAGAAATTTTACATTCTATATACATGTTTCTTTAGGGTGACAGGGAGAAAGCAATGCATGATGTAACCTGCAGAGTGTACCTGCTCAGTTTACTTGTTGCCAATGGGCCAGGAAGGCCTGGGAATCACTGCTCTGACAAATCCAAGGCAATTTTTTTCacattcagtaaaaaaaaaaccaatgcaTCATTGGCCTGTTAGCACCTCTTTCAGATCATGAGTACTTACATCAACACTTCAGGTCTCTGGCACTTCACTGTAACCTACTGCACTTTCTATTATAGCCATGGACCTCATGCAGACCCTTGTATGTGGAACTGTAAACTTTCAGAAAGCGATGCCTACTGAGGCTATCCACCGAAGCTTGTATGCCACCTTAACTCTTTTGTCTTCCTTTCTTTACATTTGAGGCTTATTATTAACTTATTATTATATAAGAAATAAGGCCCTTACTGCCCATAGGTTGGTTTTCAAACAGATGATATCTGGAAAACACCATAAGAAAGAGTATGTGGAATAACAAACACTAGAGAATCTCACTCTACCTTAATGTGCTCTATATGAGAATTAAAAAATGGGAACAAGAGCAAACCGCGATAAACTTAAATGACGAATCCTCATCATTCAGGTCAGTTTTTGCTAGGGTTTTCCCctaatgttttacattttttttgtttctccttCAAATTGATAGACTACATCATAAAATAGTGTCTGGCTGTTCAATTTCTGTCGAATTGTCACTTAAGGAAGGAAAATCACATACCAGCAACTGTGCTTGGCGTagtccttcctcttctcccatgCTACAGAACAAGAGTCCATACAGCAAATGTTACAGCACCACCTACCAGACAGCAGGAGGCAAGAAATCAGTCAGTTGCAGGAGACAAACAGCAAAACTTGATCTCCCAGTTTAAATTTCTGGTACATCCAAGAACCTCACAATCTGGAACGTAGTTATCCTTACAATGCCCATGGGACACTGGAAAGTACTGTTTTCCCCAATTTACATTTAGGTAGAGGTGCAAAGCCACTTGCCCCAGGTCACACTGACAGCACATGACAGTACCTAGAACATCCCAAGTCCACAACTAATGCCCCAATAACCAGGCCATCCATCCCTTTGCTTCCCTGGTCctcagccatttaaaaataaacaaaatgtttAAGAAGCACAGGAACTAGATAGCATGTAAAAGCTTACATAAACAGGGGGGGAAAAGGCAcatcttcaaaataaaatgaaaaacataGCTGAGTTTTTCACTTCTTTCAGTCTACAAAAAAACATTATATAAAGCAAATTAAATAATCGATTGTGAAAACAAGGGAGGGGGACTGTTTTCCTTCAGGGGTAGATAGGAAATTTTGTGACTAAGATTCGCTTTGAAAGCCAACAGATCTAACTAATAATAAGCAGAGGAGAAACATGCTTTTTTCCTGttaaaaagagggagaaagagagagatactTTCAAAACAAACTTC
This genomic window from Alligator mississippiensis isolate rAllMis1 chromosome 2, rAllMis1, whole genome shotgun sequence contains:
- the CDCA4 gene encoding cell division cycle-associated protein 4, which produces MGEEEGLRQAQLLDTMFVRGLKRKCFDGEEDIEGTLAGFKAIPSYNLQRQSLLDMSLVKLQLCHMLVEPNLCRSVLIANTVRQIQEEMTQDGTWQMINTQNAGHASLDRLVSTDILCRSSREQTEGKHGPGYSTFPKDFEETQSQDSSEIMSTVSSGQAPRNLQSNMWEMESPQENRGNFQKSLDQIFETLENKSPNSVEDLFSEVDNSYYDLDTMLTGMMSNTKMGHCDVLETFPSQTTTNSNSNCKSDLNELDHIVEILVES